One segment of Arcanobacterium haemolyticum DSM 20595 DNA contains the following:
- a CDS encoding ROK family protein: MVLLSLDIGGTKVGWAIITGEPGELSVSERGSIPTQAFDGGPRVAQRICDLVAELDRVEIDGVAVASAGVVDPTTGAIVSATGTMPGWGGTPLGDLLRETTGKPVWAINDVHAHGLGEAVLGAGRGFRSVMACAVGTGIGGAHIVDGQIVFGDHYLAGHFGHIHHHFAAGQPCSCGREGHIEAICSGSGITSWFNSRSTDLTVANGRELQELAESGNELAALTFTQSAYALGEVLGSLANSIDPSVVVLSGSMTRSGENWWNEVRRGYRASAMDFVANVDLRNGELGSDAPLFGAALYYYSRENN, encoded by the coding sequence GTGGTTCTTCTTTCACTAGATATTGGTGGCACTAAAGTAGGGTGGGCCATCATCACTGGAGAACCCGGTGAACTTTCCGTTTCGGAACGTGGTTCGATTCCAACACAAGCGTTCGACGGCGGCCCCCGGGTGGCCCAGCGCATCTGCGATCTTGTGGCTGAGTTGGATCGGGTGGAGATCGACGGCGTGGCTGTTGCTTCCGCTGGCGTTGTCGATCCAACAACTGGTGCGATTGTGTCTGCTACAGGCACCATGCCAGGTTGGGGCGGCACGCCTCTAGGCGATCTCTTGCGGGAAACAACAGGCAAGCCAGTGTGGGCAATCAACGATGTTCACGCCCACGGGCTCGGCGAAGCGGTGCTCGGTGCTGGCCGTGGTTTCCGCTCTGTTATGGCCTGTGCTGTTGGCACAGGCATTGGTGGTGCACATATTGTTGATGGCCAGATCGTGTTTGGCGATCACTACCTGGCTGGCCACTTCGGCCATATCCACCACCACTTCGCGGCAGGCCAGCCGTGTTCATGCGGGCGCGAAGGCCACATCGAAGCCATCTGCTCCGGTTCTGGAATCACCTCCTGGTTCAATTCGCGCAGCACCGATCTCACGGTAGCAAACGGCCGCGAACTCCAAGAACTTGCAGAATCGGGAAACGAACTAGCCGCACTCACGTTCACACAGTCGGCATATGCACTTGGGGAAGTGCTCGGTTCCCTCGCAAACTCAATCGACCCCTCCGTCGTCGTCCTCTCCGGATCCATGACCCGATCGGGAGAAAACTGGTGGAACGAAGTGCGCCGCGGATACCGCGCAAGCGCAATGGATTTCGTTGCGAATGTTGACTTACGCAACGGTGAACTAGGATCAGACGCCCCTCTCTTTGGCGCCGCACTCTATTACTATTCAAGGGAGAACAACTGA
- a CDS encoding N-acetylmannosamine-6-phosphate 2-epimerase → MNHLIESLRGTVIVSVQAYPGEPMRHPETMAQMARAAEIGGTSAIRCQGLADISAIKGRVKIPVIGLWKEGDEGVYITPTLRHARACSMAGADIVAIDATGRPRPDGLTYGQTVAELKKDGILVMADCGSFDDAQRAVDAGTDIISTTLSGYTGDRPKTPGPDFELLAQMLDAFPDVPVICEGRVHTPQHAQQVLEAGAFAAVVGTGITHPTSITSWFVDAAAKAHK, encoded by the coding sequence ATGAATCATCTCATCGAATCGCTGCGCGGAACCGTGATCGTCTCCGTGCAGGCATATCCGGGCGAACCCATGCGGCACCCAGAAACCATGGCACAAATGGCTCGTGCAGCTGAAATCGGCGGCACCTCAGCAATTCGCTGCCAGGGGCTCGCAGATATTTCCGCAATCAAAGGCCGCGTGAAGATCCCCGTGATCGGCTTGTGGAAGGAAGGCGACGAAGGGGTCTACATCACCCCAACCCTGCGCCATGCACGCGCCTGCTCCATGGCCGGTGCAGACATCGTTGCTATCGACGCAACCGGGCGCCCACGCCCAGACGGTCTTACCTACGGGCAAACCGTTGCTGAACTGAAGAAAGACGGCATCTTGGTGATGGCTGATTGCGGTTCATTCGACGATGCTCAACGTGCCGTGGATGCGGGAACCGACATCATATCCACCACGCTCTCTGGCTACACCGGAGATCGCCCAAAGACTCCCGGCCCAGATTTTGAGCTTCTTGCCCAGATGCTCGACGCATTCCCAGACGTCCCCGTGATTTGCGAAGGCCGTGTTCACACGCCACAACACGCGCAACAGGTACTCGAAGCGGGCGCGTTCGCCGCCGTCGTCGGAACCGGAATCACGCACCCAACTTCGATCACGTCGTGGTTCGTGGACGCCGCAGCCAAAGCCCACAAGTAA
- a CDS encoding glucosamine-6-phosphate deaminase, with the protein MYVGIFKDEETLAKAAADYLITKLNESDRKVVGVATGSTPLPLYKELRDAHAAGTFSLEGFKAFALDEYIGIDENHPERYRNVLRAELVGDERTGLREEDLNTPNGSAEDPYEAARAYDRSIKDSGGIVVQILGIGSDGHIGFNEPSGALTSRTHVEALTARTREDNARFFDDDLAKVPSQCITQGLGTIMECGCPLLIATGAGKADAVRELVEGGVSAKWPATILQMHQETVVFLDEAAASKLELKDYYVERWESLR; encoded by the coding sequence ATGTACGTTGGTATTTTCAAAGATGAAGAAACCCTAGCCAAGGCAGCAGCCGACTACCTCATCACCAAGCTCAACGAATCTGATCGCAAGGTTGTAGGCGTTGCAACCGGTTCCACGCCACTTCCGCTCTACAAGGAACTGCGCGATGCTCACGCGGCAGGCACCTTCTCACTCGAAGGCTTCAAGGCGTTCGCGTTGGACGAATACATTGGAATCGACGAAAACCACCCAGAACGCTACCGCAACGTGTTGCGCGCCGAACTGGTTGGAGACGAACGCACCGGCCTGCGCGAAGAAGATCTCAACACTCCAAACGGTTCTGCGGAAGATCCATACGAAGCCGCTCGCGCCTACGATAGGTCCATTAAGGATTCCGGCGGAATCGTAGTTCAGATCCTCGGCATCGGTTCTGACGGCCACATCGGCTTTAACGAACCATCTGGCGCTCTCACGTCCCGCACGCACGTTGAAGCCCTCACAGCCCGTACGCGCGAAGACAACGCCCGCTTCTTCGATGACGATCTTGCCAAGGTGCCAAGCCAGTGCATCACCCAAGGGCTTGGCACCATCATGGAATGTGGCTGCCCGCTCCTCATCGCAACCGGCGCAGGCAAGGCAGACGCCGTACGCGAACTCGTTGAAGGCGGCGTGAGCGCCAAGTGGCCAGCCACGATCCTGCAGATGCACCAAGAAACCGTTGTTTTCCTTGACGAAGCCGCAGCATCCAAGCTCGAACTCAAGGATTACTACGTTGAACGCTGGGAGTCGCTACGATGA
- a CDS encoding N-acetylglucosamine-6-phosphate deacetylase, translated as MSTYTGKVLNGFGELVGSGLEVDGSGVVVNILPVTETLPEGWITPGLIDIHNHGGGGASFPDDTTPEGTATAVEAHRCMGTTALVASTVSLIDPLPAIRNLVLACESGDLIGIHLEGPYISKHKCGAQNPAAIRNPDLDELRSWLEAGKGWIKTMTIAPEVENAYGAACMLLDHGALPSWGHTSGTSATARDLIERTTEYGRSIGIDVPQTATHLFNAMPTLAHREPGPVRELIKAATRGDAVVELVADTVHVNADLVGDVVAVIENSGQKAGVAWVTDAMAGAGMADGDYVLGSQAVTIEGGVARLTEGGAIAGGTSRLAEQIARMVGGGHTTMESAVRCCVAGPAHALGLDGSEAGVTLDFVVGQKANFVVFTEDLAMETFQRV; from the coding sequence ATGAGCACCTATACCGGCAAAGTCCTCAACGGATTCGGAGAGCTCGTTGGATCGGGGCTTGAGGTTGATGGCAGCGGCGTCGTCGTCAATATCCTTCCCGTAACCGAAACCCTGCCAGAAGGCTGGATCACCCCAGGGCTGATCGATATTCACAACCACGGTGGCGGCGGTGCATCGTTCCCAGACGATACCACGCCAGAAGGAACCGCAACCGCAGTCGAAGCCCACCGGTGCATGGGAACCACTGCACTCGTGGCGTCAACCGTGTCCCTCATCGATCCGCTCCCAGCCATTCGAAACCTCGTGCTGGCCTGCGAATCAGGAGATCTCATCGGAATCCATCTCGAAGGCCCATACATCTCCAAACACAAGTGTGGCGCCCAAAACCCGGCCGCAATTCGTAACCCTGACCTGGACGAACTGCGATCCTGGCTGGAGGCTGGAAAAGGCTGGATCAAAACCATGACTATCGCACCGGAAGTCGAGAACGCATACGGCGCAGCCTGCATGCTCCTCGATCACGGCGCACTCCCATCGTGGGGCCACACCAGCGGAACCTCCGCAACGGCACGTGACCTCATCGAACGCACCACCGAATACGGCCGCTCCATCGGAATCGACGTACCGCAAACTGCAACACACCTGTTCAACGCCATGCCAACCCTCGCACACCGCGAACCAGGCCCAGTGCGCGAACTCATCAAGGCGGCCACGCGCGGAGACGCCGTGGTGGAACTCGTTGCCGATACCGTTCACGTCAACGCCGATTTGGTGGGTGACGTGGTAGCAGTGATCGAAAACTCCGGCCAGAAGGCTGGCGTTGCATGGGTAACCGACGCCATGGCAGGCGCAGGTATGGCCGACGGCGATTACGTGCTTGGCTCCCAGGCCGTCACTATCGAAGGTGGCGTGGCGCGTTTGACCGAAGGTGGTGCTATCGCCGGTGGCACCTCGCGGTTGGCTGAACAAATCGCACGCATGGTTGGCGGTGGGCACACCACGATGGAATCTGCTGTGCGCTGCTGCGTGGCAGGGCCGGCACATGCGCTCGGACTGGACGGCTCCGAAGCGGGTGTGACTTTGGACTTCGTTGTGGGGCAGAAGGCCAACTTCGTTGTGTTCACAGAAGATCTGGCAATGGAAACGTTCCAACGCGTGTGA